A stretch of the Zeugodacus cucurbitae isolate PBARC_wt_2022May chromosome 6, idZeuCucr1.2, whole genome shotgun sequence genome encodes the following:
- the LOC105211224 gene encoding alpha-tocopherol transfer protein-like isoform X1, whose product MSQIRPLVPELAAVARTELNEIESNIASKIIELRQWIEEQPYLTARTDDQFLVGFLRFCKYDMDEAKKRIDYYYTYKTTAGDLLKSRRIDEKVFGICRAGIFATLPKPAGPGGPRIHFTRMGQIDTSLYTAKDIFRFIMFRSEIEANTDDNWIISGVLEIIDFSKIPYALLRQFEANLFKKMAAFLEYGVPTNLVGTHIVNASMDAQIILNLVRLVMKQRELLHIHSTLESLQKAIGKEYLPVEYGGNNGTYEEAMSNFEQQLNDFSDYFDEDEKYGVDETLRQIEPAVGAVANKTPPTPVSPPSPKCVSVPEESFRKLNID is encoded by the exons ATGTCACAAATTCGCCCACTGGTCCCTGAGCTGGCTGCGGTCGCGCGCACCGAACTTAATGAAATCGAGTCAAATATAGCCAGCAAAATTATAGAGCTACGACAGTGGATTGAAGAGCAGCCATATTTGACAGCGCGCACCGATGATCAATTCCTTGTGGGCTTCCTGCGTTTCTGCAAATACGATATGGACGAGGCAAAGAAACGTATCGACTACTATTACACATACAAAACAACAGCTGGCGATTTACTTAAGTCTCGACGCATTGACGAGAAAGTATTTGGCATCTGTCGTGCGGG CATATTCGCCACACTACCGAAGCCAGCGGGTCCAGGCGGTCCACGCATACACTTCACACGTATGGGACAAATTGATACTTCCCTATATACGGCCAAAGATATCTTCCGTTTCATAATGTTTCGTTCCGAGATTGAGGCCAACACCGATGATAATTGGATTATTAGTGGTGTGCTTGAAATAATCGATTTCTCAAAGATACCGTATGCATTGTTGCGTCAATTCGAAGcgaatttattcaaaaagatGGCCGCATTCTTAGAATATGGCGTACCCACCAATTTGGTGGGCACACACATCGTCAATGCTTCCATGGATGCccaaattatattgaatttggTGCGTCTGGTTATGAAACAAAGAGAATTG CTCCACATACACTCTACGCTGGAGTCACTACAGAAGGCCATCGGTAAGGAGTATCTGCCCGTCGAATATGGTGGCAATAATGGCACCTACGAAGAGGCCATGTCAAATTTCGAACAACAGCTCAACGATTTTAGTGATTATTTCGATGAGGATGAAAAGTATGGAGTCGATGAGACATTGCGACAGATTGAGCCTGCAGTTGGTGCGGTTGCAAATAAGACGCCGCCCACACCAGTCTCGCCGCCATCGCCTAAATGTGTGAGTGTACCTGAAGAATCTTTTCGTAAATTAAATATCgattaa
- the LOC105211224 gene encoding alpha-tocopherol transfer protein-like isoform X2 has product MSQIRPLVPELAAVARTELNEIESNIASKIIELRQWIEEQPYLTARTDDQFLVGFLRFCKYDMDEAKKRIDYYYTYKTTAGDLLKSRRIDEKVFGICRAGIFATLPKPAGPGGPRIHFTRMGQIDTSLYTAKDIFRFIMFRSEIEANTDDNWIISGVLEIIDFSKIPYALLRQFEANLFKKMAAFLEYGVPTNLVGTHIVNASMDAQIILNLVRLVMKQRELLHIHSTLESLQKAIGKEYLPVEYGGNNGTYEEAMSNFEQQLNDFSDYFDEDEKYGVDETLRQIEPAVGAVANKTPPTPVSPPSPKCKSSFNIWNLLSS; this is encoded by the exons ATGTCACAAATTCGCCCACTGGTCCCTGAGCTGGCTGCGGTCGCGCGCACCGAACTTAATGAAATCGAGTCAAATATAGCCAGCAAAATTATAGAGCTACGACAGTGGATTGAAGAGCAGCCATATTTGACAGCGCGCACCGATGATCAATTCCTTGTGGGCTTCCTGCGTTTCTGCAAATACGATATGGACGAGGCAAAGAAACGTATCGACTACTATTACACATACAAAACAACAGCTGGCGATTTACTTAAGTCTCGACGCATTGACGAGAAAGTATTTGGCATCTGTCGTGCGGG CATATTCGCCACACTACCGAAGCCAGCGGGTCCAGGCGGTCCACGCATACACTTCACACGTATGGGACAAATTGATACTTCCCTATATACGGCCAAAGATATCTTCCGTTTCATAATGTTTCGTTCCGAGATTGAGGCCAACACCGATGATAATTGGATTATTAGTGGTGTGCTTGAAATAATCGATTTCTCAAAGATACCGTATGCATTGTTGCGTCAATTCGAAGcgaatttattcaaaaagatGGCCGCATTCTTAGAATATGGCGTACCCACCAATTTGGTGGGCACACACATCGTCAATGCTTCCATGGATGCccaaattatattgaatttggTGCGTCTGGTTATGAAACAAAGAGAATTG CTCCACATACACTCTACGCTGGAGTCACTACAGAAGGCCATCGGTAAGGAGTATCTGCCCGTCGAATATGGTGGCAATAATGGCACCTACGAAGAGGCCATGTCAAATTTCGAACAACAGCTCAACGATTTTAGTGATTATTTCGATGAGGATGAAAAGTATGGAGTCGATGAGACATTGCGACAGATTGAGCCTGCAGTTGGTGCGGTTGCAAATAAGACGCCGCCCACACCAGTCTCGCCGCCATCGCCTAAATGT